One Phalacrocorax aristotelis chromosome 11, bGulAri2.1, whole genome shotgun sequence DNA segment encodes these proteins:
- the MARS2 gene encoding methionine--tRNA ligase, mitochondrial, with protein MFRLSAFRDPLRNWLRDNPRAICPDPFYQHVLRWLEEDLPDLSVSRERSRLQWGIPVPSDPTQTIYVWVDALVNYLSVVGYPEAHGEWWPAAHHVVGKDILKFHAVYWPALLMAAGLAPPERIFVHSHWTVRGQKMSKSLGNVVDPFACIGQYTVDGFRYFLLRQGVPERDCDYYDEKVVKLVNSELADALGGLLNRSTALSINPSNTYPCFSESCFPKILDYREMKATGRACAEDYELVASVASLPLRVASYFESFQIYRALECIALCVRQTNSFFQRHRPWKLDRKDPAEKPWLDTIIHVTLECLRVYGTLLQPVIPHTADKLLSRLAVEPEERGLSGLTFLPRYNGKPCPFEGRQLGPDTGVLFHRLEKSRQHQIESREH; from the coding sequence ATGTTCAGGCTCTCAGCGTTCCGGGATCCATTGCGGAATTGGCTCCGGGACAACCCACGCGCCATTTGCCCTGACCCATTCTACCAGCACGTGCTCCGCTGGCTGGAAGAGGACTTGCCAGACTTGTCCGTCTCTCGTGAGAGAAGCCGGCTGCAGTGGGGTATCCCTGTTCCCAGTGACCCAACACAAACTATTTATGTGTGGGTAGATGCCTTGGTGAACTATCTGAGCGTGGTGGGCTACCCTGAGGCGCACGGGGAGTGGTGGCCTGCTGCGCACCACGTTGTGGGCAAGGACATCCTCAAGTTTCATGCTGTCTACTGGCCGGCCCTGCTgatggcagcagggctggctcccCCCGAGCGGATCTTTGTGCACTCCCACTGGACGGTTCGTGGGCAGAAGATGTCCAAAAGCCTGGGCAACGTGGTTGACCCCTTTGCGTGTATTGGGCAGTACACGGTAGATGGATTTCGGTACTTCCTGCTGAGGCAGGGTGTACCTGAGCGGGATTGTGACTATTATGATGAGAAGGTGGTTAAGCTAGTGAAttcagagctggcagatgctcTTGGGGGGCTTCTGAATCGGTCAACGGCCCTGAGCATTAACCCCAGCAACACTTACCCTTGTTTCTCAGAGTCTTGCTTTCCAAAGATCTTGGATTACAGGGAAATGAAAGCCACAGGTAGGGCTTGTGCCGAAGACTATGAGTTGGTGGCATCAGTGGCTTCTCTGCCTCTGCGGGTGGCTAGCTATTTTGAAAGTTTCCAGATCTACAGGGCTTTAGAATGTATCGCCCTGTGCGTAAGGCAGACCAACAGTTTCTTCCAGAGACACAGGCCTTGGAAACTCGACCGAAAAGACCCTGCAGAGAAGCCCTGGCTTGACACCATCATCCACGTTACGCTGGAATGCCTGCGTGTCTACGGGACCCTCCTGCAGCCCGTGATCCCACACACTGCAGACAAGTTGCTTTCCAGGCTGGCTGTTGAGCCAGAAGAGAGAGGCCTCTCAGGTTTGACGTTTCTGCCACGCTACAATGGGAAGCCGTGCCCCTTTGAAGGGAGACAGCTTGGACCTGACACCGGCGTCTTATTTCACAGGCTAGAGAAGTCAAGACAGCATCAGATAGAAAGTAGGGAGCACTAG
- the RAB33A gene encoding ras-related protein Rab-33A, with amino-acid sequence MAAGSGGRPPGPDSSLEPYVQTRIFKIIVIGDSNVGKTCLTFRFCGGTFPDKTEATIGVDFREKTVEIEGERIKVQVWDTAGQERFRKSMVEHYYRNVHAVVFVYDVTKMTSFTNLKMWIEECNGHAVPPLVPRVLVGNKCDLKDLIQVPSSMALKFADAHNMLLFETSAKDPKESQNVDAIFMCLACRLKAQRSLLCRDLEGRPGQARRLEPTHDANGKNSCPC; translated from the exons AtggcggcgggcagcggcgggcggccgccggGCCCTGACTCCTCCCTGGAGCCCTACGTGCAGACCCGCATCTTTAAGATCATCGTGATCGGAGACTCCAACGTGGGCAAGACATGCCTGACCTTCCGCTTCTGCGGGGGCACCTTCCCCGACAAGACCGAGGCCACCATCGGCGTGGACTTCCGCGAGAAGACGGTGGAGATCGAGGGGGAACGCATCAAG GTGCAAGTGTGGGACACTGCTGGCCAGGAGAGGTTTCGGAAGAGCATGGTAGAGCATTACTATCGCAACGTGCATGCTGTTGTCTTCGTTTACGATGTCACCAAGATGACCTCCTTCACCAACCTCAAGATGTGGATCGAGGAGTGCAACGGGCACGCGGTGCCCCCCCTTGTCCCCAGGGTGCTCGTTGGGAACAAGTGTGACTTGAAAGACCTGATCCAAGTGCCATCCAGCATGGCCCTGAAGTTCGCCGATGCTCACAACATGCTTTTGTTTGAGACCTCGGCCAAGGACCCTAAGGAGAGCCAGAACGTGGACGCCATTTTCATGTGCCTGGCCTGCCGGCTGAAGGCACAGCGGTCACTGCTCTGCCGGGACCTGGAGGGGCGGCCGGGCCAGGCCCGCAGGCTGGAGCCAACGCACGACGCCAATGGTAAAAACTCCTGCccgtgctga